The sequence TCCAGGTGGAAAAACTCTAGAATTACTGTTCTGCACGTCGGACttagtggattattaaactattttgacagtaattgtttgggtcacagaGCGTATTCTTTATATGACTATATGCACCAAACTGTAACGTCTGTACCGTGACGGTTCGGGACAAGTACACGTATTGTTACGCCCCTACTGACCAACAAtataaaacccaaagatgttcgTTACTATCgtcaaagacagagaaaagtggCCAGAAGTTTTTTTTGATATTCGATTATCTTTCTGTCAGTCGACAAAccaattaatggattaattgtttCAAATCTGAATTATTTTGCAGATTTGCAATGAACAGGATACGCATCCACGTCTTGCCGTCAAGTCGGAACCGGGTGACCCAGACTCCCCGTCCTCAAGAGCCTCAGGCCTGCTCCTTCACCCAGCGACCATGCTCTCAGCCCCGCCTGGACGGCCTGGAGTTCTGCATCAAACACATTCTGGAGGACAAGAACGCCCCGTACAAGCAGTGCAGCTACGTCTCCTCCAAGAACGGCAAACGCTGCCCCAACGCTGCACCAAAGGTGGAGAGGAAAGATGGGTGAGTTGAAAACGGGAAGTCGAAATTCAATCAGCTTTTAACAATAGTGAGAAACAAGTTAGACTTTTGTTTACTCTGTGTCTCCTGTCCTCCAGGGATTGAACTTGCATACAGAGACTTGAACACCAGACATCTAATAACAAATCCAAACACATCTCTGACTTGTGTCTATCCTACATCTCTTCTTTAGAGTGACGTTCTGTGCAGAGCATGCTCGCAGGAACGCCATGGCTCTCCGCGCTCAGATGAGAAAAGCATCTTCTGGTCCAACCCCGGAGTCGCTGTTGTCTCAGCTTAGCGGATACAACCGTGGAGAGACGCACAGCATCGAAGGAGGCCGCTCCGAAGCAAGTCGTATTCTAGGTAAATGCTCTTGTTCAGACTGGGAAATGCTTTGTCAACTGTAGACATCTCCAGTGAAGTTAATCATGTGTGCATTAGCTTTTCTTCTGTATTGTGGTATGGGTTAATCATTGTGTTTCTTTGAACATGTGTATCCATGATCATAATGTTTAACTCCACTCCTTGGGGCAGATGAGGACAGTCTGAGTGAGGAAGAGCAGGGACCCTTGGTGTTAGATCAGACATGGAGAGGAGACCCTGACAGCGAGGCCGACAGTGTTGACAGTGATCACGAGGATCCTCTGAAGTAAGCTCaattatttttgactgtttcattgttttattttagagaATGAACAGTTTGAGACAATTTAAAGCCcaataaagtcattttattgGATTCATATTGCAGACCTTCTTTTCAGAAAGTGACAGTGAAATAAAGTCATTATgcaaactacaaaaacaagtCATTCTAGAGTGTGCTGTTGATGTAATATTATCCCGCAGTGCACAAAGAAACGTTAAGGAGCTACTCACAACTGCAAcgaattaaaataaattacgGGGATGGTGAAACCCGCTGCAGAAAGAGCTTTTGAcaacaaaataagtgaaatcctcaGGACAACATTTGCTTTCTCTTCGATGTTTAATCATCTGTGACTTATTAAAATCTTACTGTGATTGATGTCCAAAGGCACACATACTGCCTCATTTCCTGTTATTAAAATCTGCAAagtatgtttgatttatttcataCTAACTGCAAAAACAATATACTATGACAAAAAGCACATACTGCCTATTGTGTGTCGTAACATTATGTGGCTCTTTTTACTAGTAGTTCTTATGGTGAATGTATTTCTTCTGTGTCGTGGCAGACATGCAGGAGTGTACACAGCAGAAGAGGTGGCGCTCATCACTCGAGAGAAACTCATCAGGCTCCAGTCTCTCTACATCGACCAGTTCAAACGCCTGCAGCACCTGCTTAAGGAGAAAAAGCGCCGATACCTGCACAACCGCAAAGTGGAGCACGAAACTCTAGGTTAACACACGACAGATTGTTTACTAACTAAACATGTTTTACTTGTTTACTTGCCTTCAGCAGTCCAGACCCTCCACAAGACATCGCAGGCCTCGGTGATAAccgtgtttgtttatgttgatgACAGGCAGCAGTCTGCTGACGGGGCCTGAAGGACTGTccatgaaggagagagagaaccTGAAGAAGCTCAAAGCTCTGCGTCGATACCGTCGTCGGTACGGCGTGGAAGCCCTGCTGCATCGgcagctgagagagaggaggcaggcTGTGACAGAAGGAGCTCCTCAGGTGGGACGCAGTTAAAAGAGTAGAAAGTAGTAAAACTAgtgagcaaaaacacaaaactttcCCATTTTCCTGGCAGTATCTAGCCTCGCAGATGGTTTCAAGTCTAGCTGCCCAGGTTTCAGGATATccatatgtgtacatgtggcAGTTTGTGATGCTCAATGCTTTGGAGAAATATATTTGAAACCACAAGAGCAGAAACAATGGACTTCATGCAAGAACTACTTGTACgagcagatttgtttttaaatgggACGTACAAGCAACTTTAAGAATTTATGATATTTACCACTTTTCTcataaatatgaacaaaattTATGAGTGGGACAGACCTGTTGGACAAGTCATCGACAGACAGTAGAagtgttttattggcatatttcaGCACAACAACTTAAAGTAGTTGCTAAGAAACTTCTCACTCCGCCAGCTGCCTGAGTGTCTCTCTGCACGTCTCTGTCCAGCATCATCTGACAGCGttaacatcacctactgtagaTTATTATCTTCTCTCATCTAATATCTCCATGACTGTCACATCCTCTGACCACCTCTTATCTTTCTAAAGCAGCAGAGTTCAgcactactgtttttttttttttttttttttttttagcatctaatcTCATGTCAGACTGTTTCCTCTTAATTTCTGTCACGTTACAGTTCTGCTCTGATGACACGCAGCTGTACTATGAAGATTTTCTAATTATTTCAGATCCCCTACTGCTGacattgtttaaatatattttttgtctgcTGACAAAACAGGACtttaagctcttttttttttttttttgtctttggtaACGAATCTTGCCCACAAACTTAGTGTAACAGGTCGTCTTACACGGCAATTTTAGGAGTATCGACTACGCTAATGATCATATCATGAACGCTCGCAAATCTCTAACGGAAAAGTCAGAGGTTTAGGAGaacaatacaaaaatgttcttgctTGAGGTCAAATGTCTACACTGGATGATCTACAGTTAttgctgtcaacagtttttcttcGAGCCATATATCACTACTGAAGAAACAGTCCCTACTGTTTATCTGCACTTTATGCATTAACCATATTGAcgtgactctctctctctggaaaGAGATGTTACTGTTGAATacattatttaatgtattttttttcatgtctgtgagcAGTTCAGactaaattccattcaccttttttgttgtatttgggtggaggcagaaatttCTGAGTCTGATAAATCAAAATCTgggcaaaaacacacaaactattTGCGTGGCTAGATACCACAAGGGGTAAGCGAGGCAGTTTGTGACCCTTAAAATGAAAGGCAGCACTCCAACCTCAGTCAGTTTAGTTTGATAATTCAACAGAGTTAAAACGCCAAGGGTTTTGTTGAAATAAACATGACCTTTTCTTTGATTTCAAAAAGAGAATAACTCACTAAGCTCTACAGAAACGTGGTGGTAAAATACATATGATGCATCATCACATACACGCAGGCTCTTCTACATCAGATGTATTACAGCGGTAGTgccttcaaatgtgtttgtcaCGTTGTCCAAAACTACAGTGACTGAGGGGAAACTGCATACTTTTGGTTTTTAGATTATGCTCAACATTTTTGAGTGCAGCAGAATGCAATTGAGATTTGATCAGTCAGACACTGaaaagaaaccagaagagtttcactttattttcataCGCCTTTTCCTCTTGACAATTTTGTGGCTTCCAGGAATGATAATGGTCTTAAAGATGATTATAGTTATAAAGGAAATGCTGTTATGCTgttatgttgatgtttttcctCTCGGTTTAGTGTTACGATCTTATCTAAcacttctctctcctctgcagccGCACACAAGAACGGTGTACGAGAAATGCATCTCCTTTGTGGAAGGAACCCGGTGTACCAATCCCTGCCTGCCCATGACCCGGCACTGTGTCTCACGTATCCTCAATGGTGTTTTCATATTGGTTTGACTGAATAAAACCATAATAGTCCAGAATGTTTCCATAAAAGAAACCTCAGATGGGTTTTCACGAATTGAATGAAAGaatttattaacatttcttTTGTTGACACGCTGACgttcttctctcttctcatcGAAACGCCTTCACCTCTCGTTCGATCCGCTGCGGCCCCGATCAAGACCAGCAGCTTGCAGTAGCTGCTGGTTTCAAAGGGCGCCTACATAAACTCCTTCCTGTGGTCTGTTGATTTTTCCCAGAGTGACACAGGGGTTAATCAGTTCAGTTGGAAGGAACAAAACCCCTTCCCAACCTGTCTtcattttctgtattattttcattcaacaggattaatgtgtttacattgtAGTTTTCTCTCTGGCAGTTTTATTGCAAGTACTGAATTTTGTGTTCCTCTAATCGCCAGTTTAGTTTGTCACTAGTGTTTCATTGTGAACAAACCCTGCAAAGTATTTATGCTCAGACAGAAATCACTAACACACTGTACACAACCACTCAGGCATGAAGCACTCGAGCCTTTTGCAACCTCACAATAAGAAGCTTTATGTTGAGAATTGACTACAGGAAGATTATTTGTAGAAATGAATTTAGTGCTTGCAATAATTACAATTTGGCAGCTAGTGAGGATAAAGTTTCCCATGAGATACAACACAGTTTTACTAATTACTTTTTGAAAATGGGAGCAGTTCTGTTTTATCTGTTCGACCCTCTGGTATCAGTTTTCCTGTTTGGGTACAACATGTCGTTGTCCTTGACGACCAGACGCTCAGACATCTTCCAAGACAGCAATCAGGTTCTTTTCAAAATGTGTCCCGGCTTGAAAGACGTCCCGTGCGACCGCACCGTGCACATGGGTCAGTCTGAGGATCCTCGCTGCCCGCTTCACCTCACCCTGCCTCCCCCCATGTACCAGCCAGAGCAAGAAGCTCCACCGCAGGAGCAGTTCACCCCCGCCAGCAAAGACATGTACCTGAGTGCCGCAGAGCTTCAGCCCACAGAGAGCCTTCCTCTAGAGTTCAGCGATGTACGtatagatgatgatgatgatgatgatgatgatgatgttaccTTTTCTTATCTCACCTCACGTCATGTTCCACACTCACTGTCAGATACTCCGTTACAAGTATTCATCTGATGTTACACAGGACCTGGATGTGGAAGGAGACGGTATGCAGGGTCCTCCGTCCCCCCTGCAGTTTGACACGGCCTTGGCTCTGGAGGACCAGACCATTAGAGCCATCGCCGAGGCCCCGATGGACATCCTGACTGGAGAAGACCCAGACCCGGTGGACCTGGACGCCTCAGGACAGGAGCTTTCTGAAAGGGACGTGGACGCCATCATGGATGACCAGGTTAACTTCTAGTTAGGCGCTTTGTCATTCTGAGTGTCTTGAATTCTTTCTGTCGACTGATGGTGCCCGTACACTTCGTGAAATCAACAATCATACACATTTATTGTGCCAGTTGCAATCTGTCAAACTGAATAATATCGATATTTAAGGAGTGATTGAGCAATAAAAGACTGGTGAATTGTAGAGTTATGATGAAAAtagggttaaaaaaaaccctgcaagCAGAGACTTTAAATCATCATCTATCTGCACTGCTTGTGTTATGAGAATGTAGCAGAATAACGAACAAGCTCTTGCACATAAAGGTGCCACTTTTTTATGCATTGAAAAGTGTCTGAAGCGGAGGAGAGTGCAGGTCTGGATGCCAATTCTGCAAAGTGAGTttgtggaaaaatgtttttcagcgGGGTGTCCTGGTTTGAGTCCAGCTGACGTCGTTCACCATCTTTCTACTGTCAACCaataataaagacataaaatgcctaataaatatacttttaaaaaaaatgtgtttagcaTTATGCTTGCATGCGTATGTCAACGTTCAGCTTTTTCATCTATAAGAACATGGAAATTGCAGTTCTCCTTTCCTAATCAACCGACGCTGATTGCCAAAACATAGGATATactcataaaatataaaaacaacataaaactatATTCCATAATAAAACTGTTAAAGAACCAtccaaacaacataaaaacaaaacggAGCTTCGTAAGTGATTTTTATAGTCACATTTTCCATACGTCCTTCAGTCCTGATCCGCGTCTGTTTCAGCGGTAATTTAACCGACTTTGTTGCGTTTAACACCGGAGCTGAGAGCTTGAAGCGGGAAACATTCGCTCTTCTCTGAGTATCGCGCTGTCTTCTGTTTACCCTCTGTTTCTATCACAGTTCTTAATCTGTAGAGGTTTACAGCCTGTCATGCTGTCACCCTGCgttactgtgtgtgtaatgacgcagctttaaaaaaaaaaaaggtagtgATTCAGCTGAGGGACTTTTTAGGAGCAGCTCTAAAATTGACGTCAtcaaacatcttgttttgtcccccccccccaaaccgTCCAAAATCAACTGATTATTGCAGCTGTTATAAAGAGTCCACTGTGCTCTGGGTTGGTTTGTAGACATTAGtcgtagcagcagtcacattgtgagatCCTGACGAAGCTCCCAGTCATCAAACAGTGAACTCGACCTCGGtttttaaattaacaataaaagatttcatcactttttttttttttttcttctcatgaCTGTCAACTTTGTTTCAGCCCGTAATCACATTATGTAAACACGGCTTTTGAAGAAACATGTACAGTGTGCTTGCAAAAACAAGTCAATAAAGGAagcaattatttttgttgtgtttccacATTCTTGCACTGTGCTGCGGACTGTATGTCGGGTGACGTGTCAGACTCTGACAAACATGGAAGGAATTTCAGCCAGGACGAAACAGAAAAAAACGGTCTTCAGTTGAAAATTACAGCCTTTAAACAAAGCAGcagatctttttttattttttttttaaccagcaGGTAACTTTACTTCTGTCAGCTCACTTCCTGTTCTTCCTCCTAGGTGGTGTCGGAGGTTGTCGGAGGTGAAGGGGACGCCACAGACGGTTCGCTCCAAGACGTCGACGCTGCTACTGTTGACGCTCCCAGATGAACAAATCTTGAACTCAAAGACTGATGCTTGATCCGGGGCTGCGACTGACGATTATTTTTcctgattaatcgattagttgtttgttctataaaacatcagaaaatagtgggtaaaaaaaacatcaatcactgtttcccgaAGCCcaaaggtgacgtcctcaaatgtcttgttttgtcctgacaacagtcaacaacccaaagatctTCACTTAACTGTCATAAAatactaaagaaaccagaaaatattcacatttaagaagctggaatcacagaatttggactttttttttctctctttaaaaaaaaaaaaaagacttaaaacgattaatcggttatcaaaatagtcggcgattaatcaactaatcgttgcagctcttcGATCTACGGTGAACCATTTCCAGTAGACTATTAGACTTTACGTCATTGATTGTACTTCTGTTTGTCATGTGGgtgtatttatttggttttcATGTTTAGTCTGGGTTAAATTGCCTTAAAATTGCACCCAGTTTAGTTGGtcaatattttttctcagttttgcaTCATTTTGTCTGTGTAACTAAAACTTAAAGTGCACTCATCTCTCATCCACAAATAAACTATTTTCTGATACATTTTGTTGACCGCttcttaaaggacgagttcacaatttttaaagtctgtctgaaTGAACatcgctgtaatcgttcctcctgttcatatggctattaaaagatcctcttcaacactttcaatgtaagtgatccatttaaaatccatttaaaaagttgatttgaagcttatatgagtcttcatcaagtggatatctgcaacatttacagtctttttagcatcaaattccctctttgtgttgagctgcagtggaagtatagtgacaaaaagaggaactttggcactaaaaagacttaacattgaaagatatctactatGGTTGAAGCTTCACAAGTACTGTGGAtttttgtcccccattacttACACTGTGAATGCATTATAAagggaatgattacagcaagaaaaacagtttcagagttcatttgggcacctgactgttgttttaagacatatttgGGAAAAAATtctgaacctgtcctttaatgatATCCTAATCTGGACAGATTTACGATCCTAgcagtggtgttttttttttttaaagtgtgcaGAGCATATTTAGAGCACAGAAAAACCACACATACAGGcagctttatatttatataagtaTATGGTGAAGTTATGTTTGGCAGCATGGGGACAACTTCtctgaagaagaggagagaaggaggaggaggaggaggaggagagaaaaaaaatttgGGGCGGGTAATGCAATTTCATGCAATGACATCACTTTTCCTCCTCAATCCAAACACTAAACGCCGAGCGGAGAAAGAAAGCGGCTGCAGcacagagaggagcaggaggaggaggaggagcagcagcagcggcagcagcagcagcaacagcggcagcagcaggaggaggaggctaGGAAATGAGCACAAGGTTTTaaccaaacatttaaaagacaCTAGCctgtttatatatgtttatgaAAGATGGCACGACAGCGTCGACTCCGGCGGTTTCCAACCAAATGAGGTGAGTTTAAAGacgagagcgagagagaaaaaaaaacagccgtTAAAATGCCGTTTCATGCGCTGTAACGTTAGCTTAAAATCGGAATACCGACACTCATCCTTTGCTggctttttttcattgttttaacaTCACCTGGGAAGTAAAGTAAACGTCTGTGCT is a genomic window of Thunnus maccoyii chromosome 4, fThuMac1.1, whole genome shotgun sequence containing:
- the kansl2 gene encoding KAT8 regulatory NSL complex subunit 2, translated to MNRIRIHVLPSSRNRVTQTPRPQEPQACSFTQRPCSQPRLDGLEFCIKHILEDKNAPYKQCSYVSSKNGKRCPNAAPKVERKDGVTFCAEHARRNAMALRAQMRKASSGPTPESLLSQLSGYNRGETHSIEGGRSEASRILDEDSLSEEEQGPLVLDQTWRGDPDSEADSVDSDHEDPLKHAGVYTAEEVALITREKLIRLQSLYIDQFKRLQHLLKEKKRRYLHNRKVEHETLGSSLLTGPEGLSMKERENLKKLKALRRYRRRYGVEALLHRQLRERRQAVTEGAPQPHTRTVYEKCISFVEGTRCTNPCLPMTRHCVSHIFQDSNQVLFKMCPGLKDVPCDRTVHMGQSEDPRCPLHLTLPPPMYQPEQEAPPQEQFTPASKDMYLSAAELQPTESLPLEFSDDLDVEGDGMQGPPSPLQFDTALALEDQTIRAIAEAPMDILTGEDPDPVDLDASGQELSERDVDAIMDDQVVSEVVGGEGDATDGSLQDVDAATVDAPR